One stretch of Elusimicrobiota bacterium DNA includes these proteins:
- the recO gene encoding DNA repair protein RecO, translated as MYIDAHAIVLSSQPLGEYDALVRVLSLEHGLLNLILRGVRRGQSRLKILKEPGIYARLHCWARPDVSALPQLLTGRTIEIFDGLRRDFALFESMLGLLRFGEMFLTPYDTRSEEKFLLLLETLSRLTCGGCQEAAWPALGFKLKMLELSGWRFSSSEPARGFLDAKMRAICGSLERGVFPADEPAPPEAALRLLDGYAQGLSGIRYGHNTAHVS; from the coding sequence GTGTACATTGACGCGCACGCGATCGTGTTGAGCTCACAACCCTTGGGCGAATATGACGCCCTGGTGCGCGTGTTGTCGTTGGAGCACGGGTTGTTGAATTTGATTTTGCGGGGCGTCCGGCGGGGACAATCCAGGCTTAAAATCTTAAAAGAGCCGGGCATCTATGCCCGTCTTCATTGCTGGGCGCGCCCTGATGTCTCAGCTTTGCCCCAGTTATTGACCGGGCGGACCATCGAGATTTTTGACGGGCTTCGCCGGGATTTCGCTTTATTCGAGTCCATGCTCGGCTTATTGCGTTTTGGGGAGATGTTCTTGACGCCTTATGACACCCGGTCCGAAGAGAAGTTTCTTTTACTTTTGGAAACCTTGTCCCGTTTGACCTGCGGCGGCTGCCAAGAGGCCGCTTGGCCGGCTTTGGGTTTTAAGCTCAAAATGCTTGAACTTTCCGGCTGGCGTTTTTCCTCTTCCGAACCGGCGAGGGGCTTCTTAGATGCTAAGATGAGAGCGATTTGCGGGAGCCTTGAGCGAGGCGTTTTTCCGGCGGATGAGCCTGCGCCGCCGGAAGCCGCGCTGCGTCTGTTGGACGGTTACGCTCAGGGCCTTTCCGGTATTCGTTATGGCCATAACACCGCCCACGTTTCTTGA
- a CDS encoding DUF21 domain-containing protein — MMSDGLAFAALIGFACSNSLETALLTLSFAEEKKFVKSLGRRPLSAPLARFYTYMFAEWRKNPTYFLTVLLVFNAAFSMLWCVLGLTRFEEVPFTPLLVGVALFLFGELLPKLLARRFPDKVALLFLLPLYGPMVALRRVLSPLVRSFERLTNLHLPRSLAYPFTAKEIKMLLADPELNQDLRPRSRLILETMANFSSRRVKEAMRPAKDVFALDARQSDMKKIVALTAAAGYSRIPVSRDGTLDQTMGILYAKDILFTFATSGLLNLQDTLRDCPAVDENDRLGQVLRRFQREAIHIALVKDKSGKVKGIISLEDILENIVGDIRDEYK; from the coding sequence ATGATGAGCGACGGACTGGCGTTCGCGGCCTTAATCGGTTTTGCCTGCTCCAACTCGCTGGAAACCGCGCTGCTGACCCTTTCGTTCGCCGAAGAAAAGAAGTTCGTCAAATCCCTCGGCCGCCGTCCTTTGTCGGCGCCGTTGGCGCGGTTTTATACGTATATGTTCGCGGAGTGGCGCAAGAACCCGACTTATTTTTTGACCGTTCTTTTGGTTTTTAACGCGGCTTTTTCCATGTTGTGGTGCGTGCTGGGATTGACGCGTTTTGAAGAGGTCCCGTTCACTCCTTTATTGGTGGGCGTCGCCTTGTTTCTGTTCGGCGAGCTGTTGCCCAAACTCCTGGCCAGGCGCTTCCCGGACAAAGTGGCGCTTTTATTTCTTCTTCCTTTATATGGGCCGATGGTCGCTTTGCGGCGCGTGCTTTCTCCGCTGGTTCGTTCATTCGAGCGTCTGACAAATTTGCATTTGCCCCGCTCCTTGGCCTATCCCTTCACCGCCAAGGAGATTAAAATGCTCTTGGCCGATCCTGAGCTCAATCAGGACTTGCGGCCGCGATCGCGGTTGATTCTGGAAACCATGGCGAATTTCTCCTCGCGGCGGGTCAAGGAGGCCATGCGTCCGGCCAAGGACGTTTTCGCGCTCGACGCGCGTCAAAGCGACATGAAAAAAATCGTGGCTTTGACGGCCGCGGCCGGGTATTCCAGAATCCCGGTCAGCCGCGACGGAACGCTGGATCAAACCATGGGCATTCTTTATGCAAAAGACATTTTGTTCACCTTCGCCACATCGGGGTTGCTGAATCTGCAAGACACGCTCAGGGATTGCCCGGCCGTGGATGAAAACGATCGTCTGGGGCAGGTCTTGCGGCGCTTCCAAAGGGAGGCCATCCACATCGCCCTGGTTAAGGATAAATCCGGCAAGGTCAAGGGCATCATCAGCCTCGAGGATATTTTGGAGAATATCGTCGGCGACATCAGGGATGAATATAAGTGA
- a CDS encoding glycine--tRNA ligase subunit alpha has protein sequence MAITPPTFLDVVRRLDEFWRRRGALNVFPWDLPKGAATFSPYTFFWALDEAPHQTAYLEPCRRPGDARYGDSPNRLGRYYQYQVFLKPAPKTVRRLYEESLGILGFKAQEHELRYIEDDWESPTLGASGVGWEVWLDGLEITQFTYFQSFAGFELPLIPVEITYGLERIAMYLQNAASVFDIVWDHGVRYGDIFHKQMEKEFSKYHFERFDAAHGFGLFDHYNHQAKLLAEEGLILPAYESVMRCSEIFNNLDARGAITAEERNRLIGRTRAAAKAVAAAYLKGFEKPENKPQAQAAPQT, from the coding sequence ATGGCCATAACACCGCCCACGTTTCTTGACGTTGTCCGGCGCTTGGATGAATTTTGGCGCCGCCGCGGCGCGCTCAATGTTTTTCCTTGGGATTTGCCCAAAGGCGCGGCCACATTCTCCCCGTACACGTTTTTTTGGGCCTTGGATGAGGCCCCGCATCAAACCGCGTATTTGGAGCCCTGCCGCAGGCCCGGCGACGCCCGTTACGGGGATTCGCCCAATCGCTTGGGCCGCTATTACCAGTATCAGGTTTTTTTAAAGCCCGCGCCTAAAACCGTCCGCCGTCTTTACGAAGAGTCGCTCGGCATTTTGGGTTTTAAAGCCCAGGAGCATGAGCTCAGGTACATTGAAGACGATTGGGAGTCGCCGACGCTGGGCGCTTCCGGCGTGGGCTGGGAAGTGTGGCTGGACGGCTTGGAAATCACCCAATTCACTTACTTTCAAAGCTTCGCGGGTTTTGAGCTGCCCTTGATTCCGGTTGAAATCACCTACGGCCTTGAGCGCATCGCCATGTACCTGCAGAACGCGGCCTCCGTGTTCGATATCGTCTGGGATCACGGGGTGCGCTACGGTGATATTTTTCACAAACAAATGGAAAAAGAATTTTCCAAGTACCATTTCGAGCGTTTTGACGCCGCCCATGGCTTCGGGCTGTTCGATCATTACAATCATCAGGCCAAACTCCTGGCCGAGGAAGGCTTGATCCTGCCGGCTTATGAGTCGGTGATGCGCTGTTCCGAAATTTTCAACAATTTGGATGCCCGGGGCGCAATCACGGCGGAAGAAAGAAACCGCTTGATCGGACGCACCCGCGCCGCAGCCAAGGCCGTGGCCGCGGCCTATCTTAAGGGATTCGAGAAACCGGAAAATAAACCGCAAGCTCAGGCGGCCCCTCAAACATGA